A portion of the Rhodococcus pseudokoreensis genome contains these proteins:
- a CDS encoding ABC transporter ATP-binding protein/permease has protein sequence MDWNNVVWDSSMWLLKAYVMTVVAFVVVVILLARFTKWGKQFWRFAAPYFDPRRSLKPLTILAVLLLSTVFAVRMTVLFSYWYNDFYDSIQNLDETAFWHFLRVFAILATVHVVRALVEYLIGQTLDIDWRTWLNHHLVDDWLDSRAYYRDRFLGDAIDNPDQRIQADITNFVTTSRSLSMGAVTAVLSIVSFTGILWDLSGPMTVFGVEISRAMIFLVYIYVLVTTAVAFWIGKPLIKLNFLNEKLGANFRYALIRVREYGESIAFYRGENVERRTLAGRFADVIRNMWQIVFRTLKFSGWNLTVNQTAVIFPFLVQGPRLFTGQVSLGDVMQTSQAFGQVHDSLSFFRESYADFASFRATLIRLNGLANDNLHAAELPVLKTGKSGDDLQVEKLDVRIPTGETLIEGLALTVTPGQSLLVKGPSGSGKTTLLRTLADLWPYADGTVSRPSGEAIFLSQRPYLPLGSLRTALAYPKEPTASDDVVRGALSRVSLGNLGDRLDETADWTRILSPGEQQRLAFARVLIARPAVIFLDEATSAIDEGLEHTLYTLLRTELPDSIVVSVGHRSTLNQFHSRGVELEGEGRWTESELVK, from the coding sequence GTGGACTGGAACAACGTCGTATGGGACAGCTCGATGTGGCTGCTCAAGGCCTACGTCATGACTGTCGTCGCGTTCGTCGTCGTGGTGATACTGCTCGCGCGGTTCACCAAATGGGGTAAGCAGTTCTGGCGCTTCGCCGCGCCCTACTTCGATCCGCGGCGCAGCCTCAAGCCGCTGACCATCCTGGCGGTGCTGCTGCTGTCGACGGTCTTCGCGGTGCGCATGACGGTGCTGTTCTCCTACTGGTACAACGACTTCTACGATTCGATCCAGAACCTGGACGAGACGGCGTTCTGGCACTTCCTCCGCGTGTTCGCCATCCTGGCGACCGTCCACGTGGTCCGTGCCCTCGTCGAGTACCTGATCGGGCAGACCCTCGACATCGACTGGCGGACCTGGCTCAACCACCATCTCGTCGACGACTGGCTCGACAGCCGTGCCTACTACCGCGACCGCTTCCTCGGCGACGCGATCGACAACCCGGATCAGCGCATCCAGGCCGACATCACCAACTTCGTGACCACGTCCCGCTCGCTGTCGATGGGAGCGGTGACCGCGGTGCTGTCGATCGTGTCGTTCACCGGAATCCTGTGGGACCTGTCCGGCCCGATGACCGTGTTCGGTGTCGAGATCTCGCGGGCGATGATTTTCCTCGTCTACATCTACGTGCTGGTGACTACGGCGGTGGCGTTCTGGATCGGCAAGCCCCTCATCAAGCTGAACTTCCTCAACGAGAAACTCGGCGCCAACTTCCGTTACGCCCTCATCCGGGTGCGGGAGTACGGTGAGAGCATCGCGTTCTACCGCGGCGAAAACGTCGAGCGGCGCACCCTCGCCGGACGGTTCGCGGACGTCATCCGGAACATGTGGCAGATCGTCTTCCGGACGTTGAAGTTCAGCGGCTGGAACCTCACCGTCAACCAGACGGCCGTCATCTTCCCGTTCCTGGTGCAGGGTCCGCGACTGTTCACCGGCCAGGTATCCCTCGGTGACGTGATGCAGACGTCGCAGGCCTTCGGGCAGGTCCACGACTCGCTGTCGTTCTTCCGCGAGTCGTACGCCGACTTCGCCAGTTTCCGCGCGACCCTCATCCGACTCAACGGTCTCGCCAACGACAACCTGCACGCCGCCGAACTTCCGGTCCTGAAGACCGGCAAGTCGGGCGACGATTTGCAGGTCGAAAAGCTGGACGTGCGCATCCCGACGGGCGAGACCCTCATCGAGGGCCTCGCGCTCACCGTGACCCCCGGGCAGTCGCTACTGGTCAAGGGGCCGTCCGGCTCGGGCAAGACCACGTTGCTCCGCACACTCGCGGATCTGTGGCCGTACGCCGACGGCACCGTGTCGCGGCCCTCGGGGGAGGCCATCTTCCTGTCCCAGCGCCCGTACCTGCCGCTCGGGTCGCTGCGCACCGCACTGGCCTACCCGAAGGAGCCGACGGCGTCCGACGACGTCGTGCGTGGTGCACTGTCGAGGGTGTCGCTCGGCAACCTGGGTGATCGGCTCGACGAGACCGCCGACTGGACGCGGATCCTGTCGCCGGGCGAGCAGCAGCGTCTCGCGTTCGCGCGGGTGCTGATCGCCCGTCCCGCGGTGATCTTCCTGGACGAGGCCACGTCGGCGATCGACGAGGGCCTCGAGCACACCCTCTACACGCTGCTCAGGACCGAACTCCCCGACAGCATCGTGGTCAGTGTCGGGCACCGGAGCACCCTCAACCAGTTCCATTCCCGTGGTGTGGAACTCGAAGGGGAAGGGCGGTGGACGGAGTCGGAGCTCGTGAAGTGA
- a CDS encoding acyl-CoA thioesterase, whose protein sequence is MSEVAAKTDLQTLLELLDLEKTGEDTYRGRHPAQVGSRTFGGQLISQALVAAGRTVSGERAVHAVNAHFIRGGNVKEPIEYRVERHRDGRAFANRQVTALQNGQELFVMLAAFQDWGKGLEHAVEVPDVPFPDTLPPLGDHFQGYEDRLKMFVDALKPIDMRYANDPSWIMKGTGEKLNHNRVWMKSDGELPDDPLIHVAVMGYSSDTTVLDSIITTHGLSWGLDRIVAATVNHSIWFHRPFRFDDWTLYATESPVAAGSRGLATGRFFSLEGELLATVVQEGLIRHFPPRQ, encoded by the coding sequence GTGAGCGAAGTCGCGGCGAAGACCGATCTCCAGACCCTGCTCGAACTTCTCGATCTCGAGAAGACCGGCGAGGACACGTACCGAGGTCGGCATCCCGCGCAGGTGGGTAGTCGGACGTTCGGCGGCCAGTTGATCTCCCAGGCACTGGTCGCCGCCGGCCGCACCGTCAGCGGCGAGCGCGCCGTGCACGCGGTCAACGCCCACTTCATCCGCGGCGGAAACGTCAAGGAACCCATCGAATACCGCGTCGAGCGGCACCGCGACGGCCGGGCATTCGCGAATCGCCAGGTCACGGCGCTGCAGAACGGTCAGGAACTGTTCGTCATGCTGGCGGCGTTCCAGGACTGGGGCAAGGGTCTCGAGCACGCGGTCGAGGTGCCCGACGTCCCGTTCCCGGACACGCTGCCGCCGCTCGGCGACCACTTCCAGGGTTACGAAGACCGCCTGAAGATGTTCGTCGACGCGCTCAAGCCGATCGACATGCGGTACGCGAACGACCCGTCGTGGATCATGAAGGGCACGGGGGAGAAACTCAACCACAACCGGGTCTGGATGAAATCGGACGGAGAACTCCCGGACGACCCGCTGATCCACGTGGCCGTGATGGGCTACTCGTCGGACACGACGGTCCTGGATTCCATCATCACTACCCACGGACTGTCGTGGGGGCTGGACCGGATCGTCGCGGCCACCGTCAACCATTCCATCTGGTTCCACCGGCCGTTCCGCTTCGACGACTGGACGCTGTACGCCACCGAGTCGCCGGTCGCGGCAGGTTCCCGCGGTCTCGCGACGGGGCGCTTCTTCTCCCTCGAGGGGGAGTTGCTGGCGACGGTGGTCCAGGAAGGGCTCATCCGGCACTTCCCGCCGCGTCAATAG
- a CDS encoding sigma-70 family RNA polymerase sigma factor: protein MNDNEVLAHRFEENRTHLSAVAYRMLGSIGEAEDAVQEGWLRLSRAETSDVQNLRGWLTTVVGRVCLDMLRSRKARREDPLEVHVPDPIVREVDGTVPEHEAVLGDSVGLALLVILDTLTPAERLAFVLHDMFALSFDEIAPIADRTPAATRQLASRARRRVQGSGPAPETDPTRQREVVEAFMTASRGGRFDDLLALLDPDIVLRADRGADGFDMVRGARAVGEQALTFSRFAPFGRLALVNGAPGVVTAPDGKTFSVMAFTVAGGKIVRIDILADPVRLQRLGISPGDA from the coding sequence ATGAACGACAACGAAGTTCTGGCGCACCGCTTCGAGGAGAACCGGACGCATCTGTCGGCGGTCGCATACCGGATGCTCGGCTCGATCGGCGAGGCGGAGGACGCCGTGCAGGAGGGCTGGCTGCGGCTCAGCCGGGCCGAGACGTCCGACGTGCAGAACCTGCGCGGTTGGCTGACGACGGTCGTCGGGAGGGTCTGCCTCGACATGCTCCGGTCCCGCAAGGCGCGGCGCGAGGATCCCCTGGAGGTCCATGTTCCGGATCCGATCGTGCGCGAGGTGGACGGGACCGTTCCCGAGCACGAGGCGGTGCTCGGCGACTCCGTCGGTCTCGCGCTGCTGGTGATTCTCGACACGCTGACGCCCGCCGAGCGGCTCGCCTTCGTGCTGCACGACATGTTCGCCCTGTCCTTCGACGAGATCGCCCCGATCGCCGACCGCACGCCCGCCGCGACCCGGCAACTCGCGAGCCGGGCGCGCCGGCGAGTCCAGGGATCGGGGCCCGCCCCGGAGACCGACCCGACCCGGCAGCGCGAGGTGGTCGAGGCATTCATGACCGCCTCGCGGGGCGGCAGGTTCGACGACCTCCTCGCCCTGCTCGACCCGGACATCGTTCTGCGGGCCGACCGCGGCGCCGACGGGTTCGACATGGTGCGCGGAGCCCGCGCAGTCGGCGAGCAGGCCCTCACGTTCTCGCGTTTCGCTCCTTTCGGCCGGCTCGCCCTGGTGAACGGCGCGCCCGGGGTGGTGACCGCACCCGACGGGAAGACGTTCTCGGTCATGGCGTTCACCGTCGCGGGCGGGAAGATCGTCCGGATCGACATCCTGGCCGACCCGGTCCGCCTGCAGCGTCTGGGCATCTCCCCCGGCGACGCCTGA
- a CDS encoding SRPBCC family protein, with protein MELGTVTFTYDGRVALRFQQALSHSPEKVWRVLTDPQYLKAWFPADVDFDLTPGADLVFRVTPEQVRRFGLPADQTTTGTVISVHPAHILEYLWDAETLHWELVPDGSGGCWLTLTHTVEEEESAYAHAAGWHAGLEVVEAQLDGREVDWSLWDRADELAESYRKTS; from the coding sequence ATGGAGCTCGGCACCGTCACTTTCACCTACGACGGGCGGGTAGCCCTTCGATTCCAGCAAGCGCTCTCGCACTCGCCGGAGAAGGTGTGGCGTGTTCTCACCGACCCGCAGTACCTGAAGGCCTGGTTTCCCGCCGACGTCGACTTCGACCTCACCCCGGGCGCCGACCTCGTCTTCCGGGTGACACCCGAGCAGGTGCGCCGATTCGGTCTGCCCGCAGATCAGACCACCACCGGAACGGTCATCTCGGTGCATCCCGCGCACATCCTCGAATACCTGTGGGACGCCGAGACGCTGCACTGGGAACTCGTTCCCGACGGCAGCGGCGGCTGCTGGCTGACGCTCACCCACACCGTGGAAGAAGAAGAATCCGCCTACGCGCACGCCGCAGGCTGGCACGCAGGGCTCGAGGTCGTCGAAGCGCAACTGGACGGCCGCGAAGTCGACTGGTCGCTGTGGGATCGGGCCGACGAACTCGCCGAGTCCTACCGCAAGACGTCCTGA
- the pyk gene encoding pyruvate kinase → MNRRTKIVCTLGPATATGDRIRELVESGMDVARLNFSHGEHADHEENYKRVRAASDATGKAVGVLADLQGPKIRLGRFAEGRTTWANGEEVRITVDECEGTHDRVSTTYKQLAEDAKPGDRLLVDDGKVGLVVSGVEGNDVICRVTEGGPVSNNKGVSLPGMNVSVPALSEKDIADLEFALGLGVDFIALSFVRSPADVELVHAVMDRVGRRIPVIAKLEKPEAIDNLEAIVLAFDAVMVARGDLGVELPLEQVPLVQKRAIQIARENAKPVIVATQMLESMIENSRPTRAEASDVANAVLDGADAVMLSGETSVGKYVMETVRTMARIVEAVENESTQVPPLTHVPRTKRGVISYAARDIGERLDAKALVAFTQSGDTVRRLARLHTPLPLLAFTPLPEVRSQLSLTWGTETFIVDPVDSTDAMVRQVDNALLGLGRYQKGELVVIVAGSPPGTVGSTNLIHVHRIGEEDH, encoded by the coding sequence GTGAACCGACGCACGAAGATCGTATGCACACTTGGACCTGCTACCGCCACCGGTGACCGTATTCGCGAGCTCGTCGAAAGCGGTATGGACGTGGCGCGGCTGAATTTCAGCCACGGCGAGCACGCCGACCACGAGGAGAACTACAAACGCGTGAGGGCGGCCTCGGACGCGACGGGTAAGGCGGTCGGTGTCCTGGCCGATCTGCAGGGCCCGAAGATCCGGTTGGGCCGGTTCGCGGAGGGTCGCACCACGTGGGCCAACGGTGAGGAGGTGCGGATCACCGTCGACGAGTGCGAGGGCACCCACGACCGGGTTTCGACCACGTACAAGCAGTTGGCCGAGGACGCGAAGCCGGGTGACCGGTTGCTGGTCGACGACGGCAAGGTCGGTCTCGTCGTGTCCGGGGTGGAGGGCAACGACGTGATCTGCCGGGTCACCGAGGGCGGCCCGGTGTCCAACAACAAGGGTGTGTCGCTGCCGGGGATGAACGTGTCGGTCCCGGCGCTGTCGGAGAAGGACATCGCGGATCTGGAGTTCGCGCTCGGGTTGGGCGTCGATTTCATCGCGCTCTCGTTCGTGCGGTCGCCGGCGGATGTGGAGTTGGTGCACGCGGTGATGGACCGGGTGGGGCGGCGGATCCCGGTGATCGCGAAGCTGGAGAAGCCGGAGGCGATCGACAACCTCGAGGCGATCGTGCTGGCGTTCGACGCGGTGATGGTCGCGCGTGGTGATCTGGGGGTGGAGTTGCCGCTCGAGCAGGTGCCGTTGGTGCAGAAGCGGGCGATTCAGATCGCGCGGGAGAACGCGAAGCCGGTGATCGTGGCGACGCAGATGCTGGAGTCGATGATCGAGAATTCGCGGCCGACGCGTGCGGAGGCCTCGGATGTGGCGAACGCGGTCCTCGACGGTGCGGATGCGGTGATGCTTTCCGGTGAGACGTCGGTGGGTAAGTATGTGATGGAGACGGTGCGCACCATGGCGCGGATCGTGGAGGCAGTGGAGAACGAGTCCACGCAGGTGCCGCCGTTGACGCATGTGCCGCGCACCAAGCGGGGTGTGATCTCGTACGCGGCCCGCGATATCGGGGAGCGGTTGGACGCGAAGGCGTTGGTGGCGTTCACGCAGTCCGGGGACACGGTGCGGCGGTTGGCGCGGTTGCATACGCCGTTGCCGTTGCTGGCGTTCACGCCGTTGCCGGAGGTGCGGTCGCAGTTGTCGTTGACGTGGGGGACGGAGACGTTCATCGTCGATCCGGTGGACAGTACGGATGCGATGGTGCGGCAGGTCGACAATGCGTTGCTGGGGTTGGGCCGGTATCAGAAGGGTGAGTTGGTGGTGATCGTGGCGGGGTCGCCGCCCGGCACCGTAGGCTCGACCAACCTGATCCACGTCCACAGAATCGGCGAAGAGGACCACTAG
- a CDS encoding DUF4185 domain-containing protein, with protein MRIPGSTTTPAATFVKEVTGEATRRWGVRGTDLGCPVRLADGRVAFFFGDTFSSRGRSGRGWRSPVMLRSITTDLRGGIEFDSAAGGRTAREILPNAHDVRESPDPESAGSEFTVVPADAVTLGDRTYLSVVSVHSWASQAWPTNFTYLAWSDDGGEHWHRTPARWDNRGGSLDQLWTMERHDGYVYVVSSAFDRVNPGGMILRRVPEARILDPGAYEDWGWARGTGWAWGQPATPILPGPVGEMCLRRIDGTWVLAYFDPTAYAIVTRTAQHIDGLWSEPTVQVAGGDWGAADGTWAQIYGGYIHPASTLDELHLLVSQWNTTTGDPYRVLQFTTRLDVPVTSRAPTPSTALPLRVPHHGNGTG; from the coding sequence GTGCGTATCCCGGGCAGCACCACCACACCGGCAGCGACTTTCGTGAAGGAGGTCACCGGCGAGGCGACGCGGCGATGGGGTGTGCGCGGCACCGACCTCGGTTGTCCGGTGCGCCTGGCCGACGGCCGGGTCGCGTTCTTCTTCGGCGACACGTTCAGCTCCCGTGGCCGGAGCGGCCGGGGGTGGCGCAGTCCCGTGATGTTGCGCTCCATCACAACCGATCTCCGCGGCGGCATCGAATTCGACTCTGCGGCAGGCGGCCGGACGGCGAGGGAGATCCTCCCGAACGCGCACGACGTGCGCGAATCACCCGACCCGGAATCGGCGGGCAGCGAGTTCACCGTCGTTCCCGCGGACGCCGTCACCCTCGGCGACCGGACCTATCTGTCCGTCGTCAGTGTGCACTCCTGGGCGTCGCAGGCGTGGCCGACGAACTTCACGTATCTCGCCTGGTCCGACGACGGCGGTGAGCACTGGCACCGGACGCCGGCCCGCTGGGACAACCGCGGCGGGTCGCTCGACCAACTGTGGACCATGGAACGGCACGACGGCTACGTCTACGTCGTCTCGAGCGCGTTCGACCGCGTTAATCCGGGTGGAATGATCCTGCGCCGAGTCCCCGAAGCGCGCATCCTCGACCCCGGAGCCTACGAAGACTGGGGCTGGGCCCGCGGCACCGGATGGGCGTGGGGACAGCCCGCGACCCCGATCCTGCCGGGACCCGTCGGGGAGATGTGCCTGCGGCGGATCGACGGAACCTGGGTCCTCGCCTACTTCGACCCCACTGCCTACGCGATCGTCACCCGCACGGCGCAGCACATCGACGGACTGTGGTCGGAACCGACGGTGCAGGTCGCCGGCGGCGATTGGGGGGCCGCGGACGGCACGTGGGCGCAGATCTACGGCGGTTACATCCATCCGGCGTCCACGCTGGACGAGCTGCATCTGCTTGTGTCGCAATGGAACACGACGACCGGGGATCCCTATCGCGTGCTGCAGTTCACCACTCGGCTGGACGTGCCGGTCACTTCACGAGCTCCGACTCCGTCCACCGCCCTTCCCCTTCGAGTTCCACACCACGGGAATGGAACTGGTTGA